DNA from Polaribacter sp. NJDZ03:
TAGAATAAAGAAGGGTTTGTCTATTTGAAAAATGAGAAAAAACCTTTTTTCTTTTTTTGAGGTGGCTCGTAATTAAAAATAGCTTTGTGTATTTCTGTCCAACCCAAAAATCCACCAATATTTCTGTCGTCTATAAATAAATCAGCATGTATTTTACGACTGTGTTTTTCATCATATTCCTCTTCAGGAAAACTTTTATTAACAGTATAAAATTCAATATCATTTTCTTTGCAGAAAGCAACAGCTTCATCTAATCTTTTTCCGTGCCTGTAGGTCCAAAGAATTAATCGATGCCCTTGAGATTGTAATCTTTTTAAGGTATCGAAAGCAAAGATCATTTCTTCGCCAATTTTAGGATACGCATCTTCTACAATGGTACCATCAAAGTCTACAGCAATTATAAGTGGGTTTGTTGATAGCATTTATTATTTTTCGTATGAATGTTTATACGCTTCTCCAGAAACAATTTTTAACATGTCTTTTTCTAAAGATTCTCTTGCATATTCTACGTATCGTCCAATTTCTTTTCCGTCTCTATAAAAGATAAACGTAGGCACTCTTTCTATTTGTAAACCTTCTTGTAAGTTATCAGGAGTTTTTTTACTTCTGTCAACAGTAATTAGTTCTAAGTTATTTAAATTGAAACCAGATTGTTCTAAAATTTTATAAAAATGAGGTGTTTCTCTTTTGCTATCTCCGCACCAAGTACCCATAAAACCTTTAATTTTAACACCTTCTAATTCTTTTTTTAGCATTGTAATTGTTGCAGAATCTGGTGTATAACTTTCTAATCTTTCATTAAACCAAGTACTATAAGGGGTTTGTTGAAAAGAGGCTTTGTTAGCCAATCCTATTAAATCTCCACTTTGATTTTTCTTTGCAGTTACTTTTTTTTGGCCGTTGCAAGATGCAAAAACCATAATACAAGCCAATAAAAAGACTTTTTTCATATTTAGAATTTTTTAATTATAATAAAGAATGTTGTGTCATTTCTTTAGGTTGTTCTAAGCCCATTAAATCTAAAATTGTAGGAGCAATATCACCTAAAACACCACTGTTTATTGATTTTATTTCTTTATCAATTAAAATAAAAGGAACAGGGTTTGTTGTATGTGCTGTATGAGGAGATCCATCAGGGTTCATCATTGTTTCACAGTTACCATGATCTGCAATTAATAAAATAGAATAGCCATTATCTAAACCTGTTTCTATAACTTCTTTGGCACAAATATCTACAGCTTCACATGCTTTAATAGCAGCGTCCATCATTCCGGTATGTCCTACCATATCCCCATTAGCAAAGTTTAAGCAAACAAAATCTGCTTCACCTTTCTTTAAATCTTCACACAAGGCATCTTTTAATTCGTATGCAGACATTTCTGGCTGTAAATCATAGGTTGCTACTTTTGGTGAGTTTCTTAAAATTCTAGATTCTCCTTCAAACGGAGCTTCTTGTCCTCCAGAAAAGAAAAATGTAACGTGCGGATATTTCTCTGTCTCTGCAATTCGAATCTGTTTTTTACCTGCTTTAGATAAAACTTCTCCTAAAGTATTTTTAATGTTATCTGTATTATAGATAACGTTAATTCCTTTAAAACTTGCATCATATAAAGTGATGGTTGTAAAATAAAGGTCTAATTTTTTCATTCCAAATTCTGGAAAATCATTTTGAGATAACGCGTTTGTTAATTCTCTACCTCTATCTGTTCTATAGTTAAAGAAAAGTACAACATCACCTTCTTTAATTTGTGCTTTTGGCGACCCATCTTCATTGGTTACAATGATTGGTGTATGAAATTCATCAGTAATACCTGCTTCGTAATTTGTTTTTATAGTATTAATAATATCAGTTGTTTTTGTTCCAACTCCATTAACAACACCATCATACGCTTTTTTTACACGTTCCCAACGGTTATCTCTATCCATAGCATAATAACGACCTGTTACGGTTGCTATTTTACCTGTACTTTTGTCCATGTGCTCTTGCACTTCGTTTAAGAAAAAAGGTGCAGATTTAGGATCACAATCTCTACCATCTGTAAATGCGTGTAAGTACACATTATCAACTTCATTTTCTTTAGCAACATCTAATAATCCTTTTAAGTGATTAATGTGTGCGTGAATTCCTCCATTAGAAACTAGTCCTAATAAATGAACATCTTTGTTATTTTCTTTTGCGTATTTAAAAGTATCTAATAATACTTTTTCTTTGCCTAAAGTGTTTTCTTTAACAGCTTTATTAATACGAGCTAAATTCTGATATACAATTCTACCAGCACCTAAATTCATGTGTCCAACTTCAGAATTTCCCATTTGTCCTTCTGGCAAACCAACATGTTCTCCGTCTGTCCTTAACTGAGCATTTGGATATTTGTCATATAAACTATTAATAAAAGGTGTTTTTGCGTTGTAAATAGCAGATACTTTAGGGTCTTGTGTAATTCCCCAACCATCCAAAATCATTAGTATAACTTTCTTGTCCATTGTCTTAAAATTGAACAGTAAAATTAAGGAATATTTTATCGTTTTTATAGATTTTATAGAATTTTTACGAAACCGATAACGTAAAGAACCTTTCTGTAATAAAGGTGTATTTTATAAGCAGTTGCTGTTAATTTTAGTAACTTTTTCTAAATAAAAACTTTTTTTTGTTTGTTAAAGACTTGTTAATAGATCGTTTATATTGAAACATATTAAGTTGTTAATAGTCTTTTAAATATAACCGTTAAAATAATTAAAAAACCAAAAACTACTTTATTATGAAAAAAATCATCCTGTCTATGTTTGTATGTCTTATTGCTTTTAGTTCTATAAATGCAAGTACACCAAAAGTTTTAAAATCGAATAAAATAATTTCTGCAAAAACGTATTCTAACGTGAATGCTTTTTGTAGGTTGATTCAGATGGGGAATTATGAAGCTGTAAAAGCTTTAATTGAAACTGGCCAAAATGTAAACACAAAATCTACAGGGTTAACGCCTTTAATGTTTGCCGCAAGACACAATAAAGCAAAAATTGCACAACTTTTAATTGATAATGGGGCAAAGTTAGATATAAAATCATCTATTGGAAATATGACTGCTTTGTTAATAGGAAAAAGATCTAAGGCGGTAGATGCCATAAAAGTGATTAGAGAAGCACTTTAGTATTATTATTTGAATTAATTAATCTAAAGTTAAACAGACTACCTTTTAAGGGAGTCTGTTTTTTATTTGGTGTTATTTAACATAATTTAAACCTATTAAAATAGCTGTAATTAAAAGTATAAATATTAATATATTTCTTTTAAATAGGGTGTTGTTTTCTGCAATTATTCTTTTTCTAATTTTTTCTAACTCATCTGGAGTTGCTTTTTTATCAAAATAAAGTTCTCTTTTTTTTATTTTTTTATAGCCTTTAATTTTATCAAAAGTAGAAAGACGATTTCTTTTGTTAGCCTTTAAACTAGCAATCATATGTGCAATAAAACCTTCTCCAGCCATAATTAATGATATTTTCTTTAACTATAAGTAGCTAAAAAGGATAAAATGTTACGTTTAAAAGGGTTTTTACTTTACGATTAGTATCGTTAAAAAGTTTTTTTTGAGTCTTTAAATAAATAATCATTATTTTAAAGCGTATTATTGTAAGAATAATTCAATATTTTTTTAATGAGCCTACATTTCGAATTAAACGAAGTCACTAAAAAATTACCCAAACATTTACACAAGTTTGTGGTACAACAGCCGTATGAAGAATATACTGCGCAAAACCAAGCTGTTTGGCGCTATGTAATGAGAATGAATATAGACTACTTAAGTAAAGTAGCACATAAATCTTATATAACCGGCTTAGAAAAAACAGGAATTTCTGTAGAAAACATTCCTTATATGGAAGGTATGAACAGAATTTTAAAAGAAATAGGTTGGGCTGCTGTTTCTGTTGATGGTTTTATTCCTCCAAATGCTTTTATGGAATTTCAGGCTTATAATGTATTGGTTATTGCGTCTGATATGAGAACCATTAATCATATAGAATATACGCCAGCGCCAGATATTATTCATGAAGCAGCAGGGCATGCACCAATTATTTCGAATCCAGAATATGCAGAATACTTAAGAAGATTTGGAGAAATAGGTAGCAAAGCAATTTCTTCTGCTAAAGATTATGAAATGTATGAGGCAATTAGGCTTTTATCAATCTTAAAAGAAAATCCAAACTCAACAGAAAGTGAAATAGATAATGCGGAGCAAAAAGTAACTTATCTGCAGAATAATATGGGAGATTTGTCTGAAATGGCACAAATTAGAAATTTACATTGGTGGACGGTAGAATATGGGTTGATTGGTACTTTAGAGAATCCTAAAATATACGGAGCAGGTTTGCTTTCCTCTATAGGAGAAAGTGCTTGGTGTATGCAAGATGAAGTAAAAAAAGTTTCTTATTCTATTGATGTTGCAACCATAAATTTTGATATTACAAAACCGCAACCTCAATTATTTGTAACGCCAGATTTTGCTTATTTAAGTTTGGTTTTAGATGAATTTGCCAATACAATGGCAATACGAACTGGCGGATTAAAAAGTATTCAAAAATTAATAAATTCTGATAATTTAGGGACTATAGAATTAACAACGGGAATTCAAATTTCTGGCGTTTTCACCAAAGTTATTCAGTATAAAAATAATAAAGTTGCTTATTTTCAAACAACTGGTCCAACCGCTTTAGCTAATAGAGATAAAGAGTTAATTGGACACGGAATTACAAGTCATGCTAGTGGTTTTGGAAGTCCGGTTGGTAAATTAAAAGGAATTAATTTACCGATAGAAGACATGAGTCCGAGAGATCTAAGGGCTTACGGAATTTACGAAGGTGAATTTATGACATTAGAATTTGAGAGCGGTGTAATTGTAAAAGGAAAAGCAATAACCGGAACTAGAGATTTAAGAGGTAAAATTTTAATTATTTCTTTTGATGATTGCACGGTTGCTTACAAAGATGAGATTTTGTTTCAACCAGAATGGGGAATTTATGATATGGCGGTTGGTAAAGAAGTGGTTTCTGCCTATGCGGGGCCTGCAGATGTAGACTCTTTTTTAGGTTTAGGTAAAGTTTCTGAAACTAAAACACATAAGATTTCTTATACAGTAAAAGAGTTAGAATTGTATAATTTGTATGCTGAAGTTAAGATTCTTAGAGAAGAGAAATCTTCAACAAATATAAAAATAACAGAAATATTTAATCAGTTAAATAGCAAATTTCAAGGAGATTGGTTGTTGACTTTAGAGTTATATGAATTAGCTTTGCAGAATAACTTTTCCATTAGTGAGACCATTTTAGAAAGGTTGGAAGAATTGAAATGTAACAAAAGCTACACAAAGCTAATTGAAAATGGACTAATTTTGTGTCAGGTTTAATATTAAAAATAAAATAACATGGGTCTATTTGACATGTTTAAAAGAAAAGATATGAGTACAGAAATTAAAGAATATTTAGAAAAAGGAGCAGTTGTTTTAGATGTTAGAACACAAGAAGAGTGGGATGAAGGGCATACAGAAGGAGCAGAACATATAGTTTTAACGGTTATTCCTTTAGAGGTAGAAAAAATTAAAGCGTGGAATAAACCAGTAATTGCTGTTTGTAGAAGTGGAGCAAGAAGCGGACAAGCAACTCAGTTTTTAACAAACCATGGAATAGATGTTATTAATGGAGGTCCTTGGCAAAACGTAGATGAGCACGTTTCTTAGAAATAAATTATCGATTTAATTCGATGAAATTTTTCTTACTATAGTATAGATAAATAGAATTGTAACTTAATAAGTTGTAGTTCTATTTTTTTTGTTTAAAATTAGAAACTTTATTTTTTAAAACCTTTTTTTTTGTGTCTTTGTAATCTGTTATATTTTTTTATAGAATGTGTCGCTTTTCTAAAAAAGGCAAAGATTCCACCTAGCATTGCTCCCATAAAAGCTCCCATAGTTAGTGGGTCAAAATTATGACCTGTTATAAGAAATTTTGTATAGAAAATAAAGATTCCTATAAAAATAGAAACAATAAATACTTTTAGTTTAGATTTTGAAATATGGGCATAAATACCACAAAAGAATCCTGTTATTATAGAGGTTGCAGTAATTTTTGTTAGAATGAGTTCAATTAAATTAATTTCATCGATAACGAAAATAGAGGTAACGAACATGCCTAGTAATAGACCTGAAATT
Protein-coding regions in this window:
- a CDS encoding BT0820 family HAD-type phosphatase; translated protein: MLSTNPLIIAVDFDGTIVEDAYPKIGEEMIFAFDTLKRLQSQGHRLILWTYRHGKRLDEAVAFCKENDIEFYTVNKSFPEEEYDEKHSRKIHADLFIDDRNIGGFLGWTEIHKAIFNYEPPQKKKKGFFSFFK
- a CDS encoding thioredoxin family protein: MKKVFLLACIMVFASCNGQKKVTAKKNQSGDLIGLANKASFQQTPYSTWFNERLESYTPDSATITMLKKELEGVKIKGFMGTWCGDSKRETPHFYKILEQSGFNLNNLELITVDRSKKTPDNLQEGLQIERVPTFIFYRDGKEIGRYVEYARESLEKDMLKIVSGEAYKHSYEK
- the gpmI gene encoding 2,3-bisphosphoglycerate-independent phosphoglycerate mutase; the protein is MDKKVILMILDGWGITQDPKVSAIYNAKTPFINSLYDKYPNAQLRTDGEHVGLPEGQMGNSEVGHMNLGAGRIVYQNLARINKAVKENTLGKEKVLLDTFKYAKENNKDVHLLGLVSNGGIHAHINHLKGLLDVAKENEVDNVYLHAFTDGRDCDPKSAPFFLNEVQEHMDKSTGKIATVTGRYYAMDRDNRWERVKKAYDGVVNGVGTKTTDIINTIKTNYEAGITDEFHTPIIVTNEDGSPKAQIKEGDVVLFFNYRTDRGRELTNALSQNDFPEFGMKKLDLYFTTITLYDASFKGINVIYNTDNIKNTLGEVLSKAGKKQIRIAETEKYPHVTFFFSGGQEAPFEGESRILRNSPKVATYDLQPEMSAYELKDALCEDLKKGEADFVCLNFANGDMVGHTGMMDAAIKACEAVDICAKEVIETGLDNGYSILLIADHGNCETMMNPDGSPHTAHTTNPVPFILIDKEIKSINSGVLGDIAPTILDLMGLEQPKEMTQHSLL
- a CDS encoding ankyrin repeat domain-containing protein — its product is MKKIILSMFVCLIAFSSINASTPKVLKSNKIISAKTYSNVNAFCRLIQMGNYEAVKALIETGQNVNTKSTGLTPLMFAARHNKAKIAQLLIDNGAKLDIKSSIGNMTALLIGKRSKAVDAIKVIREAL
- a CDS encoding aromatic amino acid hydroxylase — protein: MSLHFELNEVTKKLPKHLHKFVVQQPYEEYTAQNQAVWRYVMRMNIDYLSKVAHKSYITGLEKTGISVENIPYMEGMNRILKEIGWAAVSVDGFIPPNAFMEFQAYNVLVIASDMRTINHIEYTPAPDIIHEAAGHAPIISNPEYAEYLRRFGEIGSKAISSAKDYEMYEAIRLLSILKENPNSTESEIDNAEQKVTYLQNNMGDLSEMAQIRNLHWWTVEYGLIGTLENPKIYGAGLLSSIGESAWCMQDEVKKVSYSIDVATINFDITKPQPQLFVTPDFAYLSLVLDEFANTMAIRTGGLKSIQKLINSDNLGTIELTTGIQISGVFTKVIQYKNNKVAYFQTTGPTALANRDKELIGHGITSHASGFGSPVGKLKGINLPIEDMSPRDLRAYGIYEGEFMTLEFESGVIVKGKAITGTRDLRGKILIISFDDCTVAYKDEILFQPEWGIYDMAVGKEVVSAYAGPADVDSFLGLGKVSETKTHKISYTVKELELYNLYAEVKILREEKSSTNIKITEIFNQLNSKFQGDWLLTLELYELALQNNFSISETILERLEELKCNKSYTKLIENGLILCQV
- a CDS encoding rhodanese-like domain-containing protein yields the protein MSTEIKEYLEKGAVVLDVRTQEEWDEGHTEGAEHIVLTVIPLEVEKIKAWNKPVIAVCRSGARSGQATQFLTNHGIDVINGGPWQNVDEHVS